One genomic region from Paenibacillus antri encodes:
- a CDS encoding LCP family protein: MTWLRTAAITIVVLTLGVIGYYGYSFYSFADDRPEDSRFKDFEEQKPSATSGTTNVEEVEYETPKWEGTDRVNVLLLGGDSRGLKKNEIPRSDTMMIASIDPVTKKAHLFSLLRDTYVRIPGHGSERINTAIVLGGPKLAMRAASELTGLNIQYYVYTDFEGFVHLIDEIGGIDFEVEKDMRYTSRADGPEYDIDLKAGMQHMDGRTALQYVRFRHDALSDFARTERQRNFMTAVAQKLQTTTSLLRLPRILAAIDPYIESNLSVTEMIKLGALGFEAKANEVAGVQLPPSNLLREESVGGASVLTVDPDDLQEFIAESFAKTAAPPVRDADPKDAALGGPDEGSDG; this comes from the coding sequence ATGACCTGGCTGAGGACCGCCGCCATTACGATCGTCGTGTTGACGCTCGGCGTCATCGGATATTATGGATATTCCTTTTACAGCTTCGCGGACGATCGACCTGAAGATTCGAGATTCAAGGATTTCGAAGAGCAGAAGCCTTCCGCGACTTCGGGGACGACGAACGTGGAAGAAGTCGAATACGAGACGCCGAAGTGGGAAGGCACCGACCGGGTGAACGTGCTGCTGCTCGGCGGCGATTCCCGCGGTCTCAAGAAGAACGAAATTCCGCGCTCGGATACGATGATGATCGCGTCGATCGATCCGGTGACGAAGAAGGCGCATCTGTTCTCGTTGCTGCGCGATACGTACGTGCGCATCCCCGGCCACGGATCGGAGCGGATCAACACGGCGATCGTGCTCGGCGGGCCGAAGCTCGCGATGCGCGCGGCGAGCGAACTGACCGGCCTTAATATTCAGTATTATGTATATACGGACTTCGAAGGGTTCGTCCATCTGATCGACGAGATCGGCGGCATCGACTTCGAGGTCGAGAAGGATATGCGTTATACGTCGCGCGCCGACGGTCCGGAGTACGACATCGACCTGAAAGCCGGCATGCAGCATATGGACGGCCGCACGGCGCTGCAATACGTCCGCTTCCGGCATGACGCGCTCAGCGACTTCGCTCGGACGGAGCGTCAGCGGAACTTCATGACGGCCGTCGCGCAGAAGCTGCAGACGACGACGTCGCTGCTGCGGCTGCCGCGTATCTTGGCCGCGATCGATCCGTACATCGAGTCGAATTTGTCGGTGACGGAGATGATCAAGCTCGGCGCGCTTGGCTTCGAGGCGAAGGCGAACGAGGTAGCCGGCGTGCAGCTGCCGCCTTCGAACCTGCTGCGCGAGGAATCGGTCGGCGGCGCGTCGGTGCTGACGGTCGACCCCGACGACCTGCAGGAGTTCATCGCGGAGTCGTTCGCGAAGACGGCGGCGCCGCCGGTCCGCGACGCCGATCCGAAGGACGCCGCGCTCGGCGGTCCGGACGAGGGCAGCGACGGATAA
- a CDS encoding Crp/Fnr family transcriptional regulator yields MKNVFYKFMSRWTSLNEEDQRAIVDEIHIEEFKKGTVLFKQGDAPTKCYFVLKGCVRQYTIDEDGREVTSNFFTEEQFIAIFNHHKPDKSSDFTFMCVEDSVMVVGDLNTEQDMYNKHPQLELMTHRMIEEFLSQVQEEFAAFIASTPEERFKTLLMKRPSLIDRVPQHQLASYLGITPESLSRIKKRIHQDLL; encoded by the coding sequence ATGAAAAACGTTTTTTACAAGTTTATGTCGAGATGGACTTCCCTTAACGAGGAAGATCAGCGAGCCATTGTGGATGAGATTCATATAGAAGAATTTAAAAAGGGAACCGTTCTTTTTAAACAAGGAGATGCCCCAACCAAATGTTATTTTGTCCTGAAAGGCTGCGTAAGGCAGTATACGATCGATGAAGATGGAAGAGAGGTCACATCCAATTTCTTTACAGAAGAGCAATTCATCGCCATCTTCAATCATCACAAACCGGACAAATCGTCCGATTTCACCTTCATGTGCGTTGAAGATTCGGTAATGGTCGTCGGAGATCTGAATACGGAACAGGACATGTACAACAAACACCCTCAATTGGAGTTAATGACCCACAGGATGATCGAGGAGTTCTTAAGTCAGGTCCAAGAGGAATTCGCTGCTTTTATCGCTTCTACGCCTGAAGAACGCTTCAAGACGCTGTTAATGAAACGCCCGTCTCTTATCGACCGGGTACCCCAACATCAATTGGCCAGTTATCTCGGCATTACTCCGGAGTCATTAAGCAGAATTAAGAAGCGAATCCACCAAGACCTTCTCTGA
- a CDS encoding glutamate-1-semialdehyde 2,1-aminomutase produces the protein MNRSKSEALYNEALQHIVGGVNSPSRSFKAVGGGAPVFMKRGQGAYFWDADDNRYIDYLAAYGPIILGHNHPAVTEAIHKAALNGALYGTPTELEIEFAKQLKKAIPSLNKVRFTNSGTEAVMTTIRVARAYTGRTKIIKFAGCYHGHSDLVLVAAGSGPSTLGVPDSAGVPQGVASEVITVPFNDLDGLRQALERWGAETAAVLVEPIVGNFGIVAPAPGFLEGVRRLAHDVGALVIYDEVITAFRFHWGAASTFLEGAGATDAAAIEPDLTALGKIIGGGLPIGAYGGREDIMAQVAPLGPAYQAGTHAGNPMSVSAGLACVVELARPGTYERLDALGRKLQDGLQAAANAHGVPLTINRVRGALSTHFCGHPVTNYDEAQDADGETFGRFFKLMLDEGVLLAPSKYEAWFLTTAHAEEDVAATIAAAERAFSKLK, from the coding sequence ATGAACCGATCCAAATCCGAAGCGCTATATAATGAAGCGTTACAACATATCGTCGGGGGCGTAAACAGTCCTTCGCGCTCGTTCAAGGCGGTCGGCGGGGGGGCTCCCGTCTTTATGAAGCGCGGCCAAGGCGCCTACTTCTGGGACGCAGACGACAATCGCTACATCGACTACCTGGCCGCGTACGGGCCGATCATTCTCGGCCACAACCACCCGGCCGTCACCGAGGCGATTCACAAAGCGGCGCTGAACGGCGCCCTCTACGGCACGCCGACCGAGCTCGAAATCGAGTTCGCCAAGCAGCTGAAGAAAGCGATTCCTTCATTAAATAAGGTGCGCTTTACGAACTCGGGGACGGAGGCCGTCATGACGACGATCCGAGTGGCGCGCGCGTACACGGGCCGCACGAAGATCATCAAGTTCGCAGGCTGCTATCACGGCCACTCCGACCTTGTGCTCGTCGCCGCCGGTTCCGGCCCGTCGACGCTCGGCGTGCCGGACAGCGCCGGCGTGCCGCAAGGCGTCGCATCCGAGGTGATCACGGTGCCGTTCAACGACCTCGACGGCCTGAGGCAAGCGCTCGAACGCTGGGGCGCCGAAACGGCGGCCGTGCTCGTGGAGCCGATCGTCGGCAACTTCGGCATCGTGGCGCCGGCGCCCGGCTTCCTCGAAGGCGTCCGCCGGTTGGCGCACGACGTTGGCGCGCTCGTCATCTACGACGAAGTCATTACCGCGTTCCGCTTTCACTGGGGCGCCGCGTCGACGTTCCTCGAAGGCGCCGGCGCGACCGACGCCGCCGCCATCGAGCCGGACCTCACCGCCCTCGGCAAAATTATCGGCGGCGGCCTTCCTATCGGCGCTTACGGCGGACGCGAGGACATTATGGCGCAGGTCGCGCCGCTCGGTCCCGCGTACCAGGCGGGCACCCACGCCGGCAACCCGATGAGCGTCTCGGCGGGCCTCGCTTGCGTCGTCGAGCTCGCCCGTCCCGGCACGTACGAACGACTCGACGCGCTCGGCCGCAAGCTGCAAGACGGACTGCAAGCCGCGGCGAACGCGCACGGCGTGCCGCTGACGATCAACCGGGTGCGCGGTGCGCTGTCCACGCACTTCTGCGGCCACCCCGTCACGAACTACGACGAGGCGCAGGACGCGGACGGCGAGACGTTCGGCCGCTTCTTCAAGCTCATGCTGGACGAGGGCGTGCTGCTCGCGCCCTCCAAGTACGAGGCGTGGTTTCTCACGACCGCCCATGCCGAAGAAGACGTCGCGGCGACGATCGCCGCGGCGGAGAGAGCATTTTCCAAGTTGAAATAA
- a CDS encoding NAD(P)-dependent alcohol dehydrogenase yields MRAMVQISYGPPEVIVPREVAKPSPGNNEVLIRIHAAAVGPSDCAFRKGDPLMVKLLYGLSRPKFAIGGCELAGEVEAVGKEVKQFKVGDRILGMSIKNFGAYAEYKCLSEESPLVVIPDNITFEEAVGVCDGGATALTFLRDKATLRKGQKVLINGASGAVGIYAVQLAKHFGAEVTGVCSAGNESLVRKAGADFIIDYTREDFTKTDKAYDVVFDAVGKRSFSACKRVLTSKGIYLTTVPKPSIILQMMWTSLFKGKRAVFAAAGLMQNKTNLAFLVELARNGTLNAVIDHRYPLERLPDAHRYVETERKKGNVIVQI; encoded by the coding sequence ATGAGAGCCATGGTCCAAATCTCGTATGGTCCGCCGGAGGTAATCGTCCCGCGAGAAGTCGCGAAACCGTCGCCAGGAAACAATGAAGTACTTATACGGATCCACGCCGCCGCAGTAGGGCCGTCGGATTGTGCTTTTCGCAAGGGCGATCCGCTTATGGTTAAATTGTTGTATGGATTGTCCAGACCGAAATTCGCAATTGGAGGATGCGAATTAGCCGGCGAGGTCGAAGCGGTCGGCAAAGAAGTAAAGCAGTTTAAAGTAGGGGATCGTATTCTGGGGATGAGCATCAAAAACTTCGGTGCTTATGCCGAATATAAGTGTCTTTCCGAAGAGAGCCCTCTTGTGGTCATACCGGACAACATCACCTTTGAAGAGGCCGTAGGTGTCTGTGACGGGGGTGCCACCGCATTGACGTTTCTAAGAGATAAGGCAACGTTGAGGAAGGGACAGAAAGTGCTGATTAACGGTGCCTCGGGGGCTGTCGGCATCTACGCTGTGCAATTAGCCAAACACTTCGGCGCTGAAGTAACCGGTGTTTGCTCTGCCGGCAACGAAAGTCTGGTAAGGAAAGCAGGGGCAGATTTCATTATCGACTATACCCGGGAGGATTTTACGAAAACGGACAAAGCTTATGATGTCGTCTTTGATGCTGTAGGCAAACGCTCCTTCTCGGCATGCAAGCGTGTCCTTACCTCCAAGGGAATTTATCTGACTACCGTACCCAAGCCGTCTATCATTTTACAGATGATGTGGACTTCCCTGTTTAAGGGCAAACGGGCTGTTTTTGCAGCAGCCGGCCTTATGCAAAACAAAACGAATTTGGCGTTTCTCGTAGAGCTCGCAAGAAATGGAACGCTGAACGCCGTGATCGATCATCGGTATCCGCTGGAGCGCCTGCCGGATGCCCACAGATATGTAGAGACCGAACGTAAAAAAGGTAACGTGATTGTTCAAATCTAA